The Solibacillus sp. FSL R7-0668 genome includes the window TTTTACTGCCCATTTCTTATTTCTCATAAAAAACCTTATATTTCTCAAATAACATAATTTGTTTTTTGAGCATAAATAATTTATCATTGTAGTATTAAAATTTTTTTAGGAGGTGTACTCTTTATTTGCCGTGCCCATTTGCATCGCAGATAAGGAATATATTTGGACGTAGACATAGGTATTGAACTAACCATTAGGTTGATAGTATTTGCTATCTTAATTGCCGCTACGGCATTTTTCGTTGCAACTGAGTTTGCAATAGTTAAAGTAAGAACGACAAAAATCGATCAGCTCGTTGCTGAAGGAAACAAAAAAGCCATTCGTGCAAAAAAGGTTATTACTAATTTAGATGAGTACTTATCTGCTTGTCAATTAGGGATTACTATTACTGCCCTTGGACTTGGTTGGCTTGGAGAACCAACCTTTGAAATCATTCTCCACCCACTGTTTGATTTTTTAGGATTAAGTGGTAGTGTTACATCCGTTCTTTCATTTATTGTTGCCTTCTCACTCGTAACGTTTATACACGTTGTCGTAGGGGAATTAGCACCGAAAACTCTTGCTATTCATAAAGCAGAAGAAATTACCTTAAACTTATCAGGATCCATCATTTTGTTCCATAACATCATGTACCCATTTATTCGTACATTAAATGGTTCAGCACGTGCCTTATCGGGACTATTCGGTTTAAAAATGATTTCTGAAACTGAAGCAGCACACTCTGAAGAAGAGCTTCGCATGATTTTAACAGATAGCTATAATGGAGGAGAAATCAACTCTTCTGAATACGAATACGTTAACAGTATTTTCGAGTTTTCTGAACGCATTGCGAAAGAGATTATGGTTCCTCGTACTGAAATTATTAGTATTGAAAAAGATCAAACGATTCGCGAAGTATTTGAGCTAATGGGAATTGAGCAATATACACGTTATCCGATTACTGATGGCGATAAAGACCATGTCATTGGTTTAATCAACATGAAGCATTTATTAACAGCTTATATTAAGGACCCTGCAAATGGGGAGAAAAAGGTTGAAGAATATATGCAGCCGGTAATCCGTGTAATTGAAACGATTCAAATTAGTGAGTTACTTTTAAAAATCCAAAGCGAACGTATTCATATGGCAATTTTAATGGATGAATACGGTGGTACATCTGGTTTAGTAACGATTGAAGACATTATCGAAGAAATTATCGGTGATATTCAAGATGAGTTTGACGAAGATGAAGTGCCTGAAATTCAAGAAATCGCAAAAGACCATTACATCTTTGATTCTAAAATGTTGCTAGCAGAAGTAAATGATATTTTAGGTACTGATATTGAGGATGAAGACATCGATACAATTGGTGGTTGGTTCATGACGCAGCGCTTTGACGTTGAAGAGGGCGACACTATTGAAGAACAAGGTTACCATTTCAAAGTAACCGAGCTTGATGGTCATCATATTTTATATTTAGAAGTTACAAAATTACCTGAGTCAGTAGTTCTAAACGAAGAATAATCAATTTAATTCAGCTAG containing:
- a CDS encoding hemolysin family protein, encoding MIVFAILIAATAFFVATEFAIVKVRTTKIDQLVAEGNKKAIRAKKVITNLDEYLSACQLGITITALGLGWLGEPTFEIILHPLFDFLGLSGSVTSVLSFIVAFSLVTFIHVVVGELAPKTLAIHKAEEITLNLSGSIILFHNIMYPFIRTLNGSARALSGLFGLKMISETEAAHSEEELRMILTDSYNGGEINSSEYEYVNSIFEFSERIAKEIMVPRTEIISIEKDQTIREVFELMGIEQYTRYPITDGDKDHVIGLINMKHLLTAYIKDPANGEKKVEEYMQPVIRVIETIQISELLLKIQSERIHMAILMDEYGGTSGLVTIEDIIEEIIGDIQDEFDEDEVPEIQEIAKDHYIFDSKMLLAEVNDILGTDIEDEDIDTIGGWFMTQRFDVEEGDTIEEQGYHFKVTELDGHHILYLEVTKLPESVVLNEE